The Lysobacter gummosus genome includes a region encoding these proteins:
- the corA gene encoding magnesium/cobalt transporter CorA, whose translation MSDPSLPQCVINCAAYGRDGTRRDISLDAISDVLAVDDGSFVWVGLYEPDEGILDKLQEEFCLHDLAVEDAHNAHQRPKIESYGNSLFIAIHTAQKIDNRIRFGETHMFVGPRYLVTVRHGASISYKSARARMEREPDLLEHGPGAALYAVFDSVVDNFMPIVEGFTQELNELEKDIFAEDFSKETVQELYDLKRELTRLRMAVAPLQDILGQLTRSRGGLIDEEIQLYFRDVLDHAVRINETTDTLREMLTAAVGVNLSLVTVRQGEVVKRLGAWAALLAAPTLVASWYGMNFVHMPELPGQWSYAVLIGVVITACVVLYIGFKRAKWL comes from the coding sequence ATGAGCGATCCCTCCCTCCCCCAATGCGTCATCAACTGCGCGGCCTATGGCCGCGACGGCACCCGCCGCGACATTTCACTCGATGCGATCAGCGACGTGCTGGCCGTGGACGACGGCAGCTTCGTCTGGGTCGGCCTGTACGAGCCCGATGAGGGCATCCTGGACAAGCTGCAGGAAGAATTCTGCCTGCACGATCTGGCGGTGGAGGACGCGCACAACGCCCACCAGCGCCCGAAGATCGAGAGCTACGGCAACTCGCTGTTCATCGCCATCCATACCGCGCAGAAGATCGACAACCGCATCCGCTTCGGCGAGACGCATATGTTCGTCGGCCCGCGCTATCTGGTCACAGTGCGCCACGGCGCCTCGATCAGCTACAAGTCCGCGCGCGCGCGCATGGAGCGCGAACCGGATCTGCTCGAACACGGCCCGGGCGCGGCGCTGTACGCGGTGTTCGACAGCGTGGTCGACAACTTCATGCCGATCGTCGAGGGCTTCACGCAAGAGCTCAACGAACTGGAAAAAGACATCTTCGCGGAAGACTTCAGCAAGGAAACCGTGCAGGAGCTGTACGACCTCAAGCGCGAACTCACCCGCCTGCGCATGGCGGTGGCGCCGCTGCAGGACATCCTGGGCCAGCTGACGCGTTCGCGCGGCGGCCTGATCGACGAAGAAATCCAGCTGTACTTCCGCGACGTGCTCGATCACGCCGTGCGCATCAACGAAACCACCGACACCTTGCGCGAGATGCTGACCGCCGCGGTCGGCGTGAACCTGTCGCTGGTGACGGTGCGCCAGGGCGAAGTGGTCAAGCGCCTGGGCGCATGGGCGGCGCTGCTGGCGGCGCCCACGCTGGTCGCGAGCTGGTACGGCATGAACTTCGTGCACATGCCGGAACTGCCGGGGCAATGGAGCTACGCGGTGTTGATCGGCGTGGTGATCACCGCGTGCGTGGTGCTGTATATCGGGTTCAAGCGGGCCAAGTGGCTTTAG
- a CDS encoding carbon starvation CstA family protein: MKGGLGKLGWAALAILGAFCLGTIALRRGEHINALWIVVAAVSIYLVAYRYYSLFIANKVMQLDPTRATPAVINNDGLDYVPTNKHVLFGHHFAAIAGAGPLVGPVLAAQMGYLPGLLWLIVGVVLAGAVQDFMVLFVSSRRNGRSLGDLVREEMGRIPGTIALFGAFLIMIIILAVLAMIVVKALAESPWGMFTVMATLPIAVMMGVYMRYIRPGKIGEISVVGLILLLAAIWYGGVIAADPVWGPRFTFTGTQITWMLIGYGFVAAVLPVWLVLAPRDYLSTFLKIGTIIALAIGIVIVMPDLRMPALTQFTDGTGPVWKGGLFPFLFITIACGAVSGFHALISSGTTPKLLANEAHMRYIGYGGMLMESFVAIMALVAASVIEPGVYFAMNSPAALVGTDVHAVAQTISGWGFSVTPEMLEATAKDIGEHTILARAGGAPTLAVGIAQILHSVLPGENTMAFWYHFAILFEALFILTAVDAGTRAGRFMLQDLLGSFVPALRRTEAWGPNLLATGGCVALWGYFLYQGVVDPLGGINTLWPLFGIANQMLAGIALMLCTVVLFKLKRDRYAWVTILPATWLLICTTAAGLIKIFDGNPSVGFLAQAHKYSAAIAKGEVVAPAKSIDQMQQIMVNSYVNTGLTALFLFVVFSVLVYSIGAIMKARANPQRSDRESPYVALKPNEMANL, encoded by the coding sequence ATGAAAGGTGGTCTGGGCAAATTGGGCTGGGCGGCCCTCGCAATCCTCGGGGCGTTCTGCCTCGGCACGATCGCGCTGCGGCGCGGCGAACACATCAACGCGCTGTGGATCGTGGTCGCAGCGGTGTCGATCTACCTGGTCGCGTATCGCTACTACTCCCTGTTCATCGCCAACAAGGTGATGCAGCTCGATCCGACCCGGGCCACGCCCGCGGTCATCAACAACGACGGCCTGGATTACGTTCCCACCAACAAGCACGTGCTGTTCGGCCATCACTTCGCCGCCATCGCCGGCGCCGGCCCGCTGGTCGGCCCGGTGCTGGCCGCGCAGATGGGCTACCTGCCCGGCCTGCTGTGGCTGATCGTCGGCGTGGTCCTGGCCGGCGCGGTGCAGGACTTCATGGTCCTGTTCGTCTCCAGCCGCCGCAACGGCCGCTCGCTCGGCGATCTGGTGCGCGAGGAGATGGGCCGTATTCCCGGCACCATCGCCCTGTTCGGCGCGTTCCTGATCATGATCATCATCCTGGCGGTTCTGGCGATGATCGTGGTCAAGGCGCTGGCGGAAAGCCCGTGGGGCATGTTCACGGTGATGGCGACCTTGCCGATCGCGGTGATGATGGGCGTGTACATGCGCTACATCCGACCGGGCAAGATCGGCGAGATCTCGGTGGTCGGCCTGATCCTGCTGCTGGCGGCGATCTGGTACGGCGGGGTAATCGCCGCCGATCCGGTGTGGGGCCCGCGCTTCACCTTCACCGGCACCCAGATCACCTGGATGCTGATCGGCTACGGCTTCGTCGCCGCGGTGCTGCCGGTGTGGCTGGTGCTGGCGCCGCGCGACTACCTGTCCACGTTCCTGAAGATCGGCACCATCATCGCCCTGGCGATCGGCATCGTCATCGTGATGCCCGACCTGCGCATGCCGGCGCTGACCCAGTTCACCGACGGCACCGGCCCGGTGTGGAAAGGCGGGCTGTTCCCGTTCCTGTTCATCACCATCGCCTGCGGCGCGGTGTCGGGCTTCCACGCGCTGATCTCCTCGGGCACCACGCCCAAGCTGCTCGCTAATGAAGCGCACATGCGCTACATCGGCTACGGCGGCATGCTGATGGAATCCTTCGTCGCGATCATGGCGCTGGTCGCAGCCTCGGTGATCGAGCCGGGCGTGTACTTCGCCATGAACAGTCCGGCCGCGCTGGTCGGCACCGACGTGCATGCGGTCGCGCAGACGATCAGCGGCTGGGGCTTCAGCGTGACCCCGGAAATGCTCGAGGCGACGGCGAAGGACATCGGCGAACACACCATCCTCGCCCGCGCCGGCGGCGCGCCGACGCTCGCGGTCGGCATCGCCCAGATCCTGCACAGCGTGCTGCCGGGCGAGAACACGATGGCGTTCTGGTATCACTTCGCGATCCTGTTCGAGGCCTTGTTCATCCTCACCGCGGTCGATGCCGGCACCCGCGCCGGTCGCTTCATGCTGCAGGACCTGCTCGGCAGCTTCGTGCCGGCGCTGCGCCGCACCGAGGCCTGGGGCCCGAACCTGCTCGCCACCGGCGGCTGCGTCGCCTTGTGGGGTTACTTCCTGTATCAGGGCGTGGTCGATCCGCTCGGCGGCATCAACACCTTGTGGCCGCTGTTCGGCATCGCCAACCAGATGCTGGCCGGCATCGCGTTGATGCTGTGCACGGTGGTGCTGTTCAAGCTCAAGCGCGATCGCTATGCCTGGGTGACGATCCTGCCCGCGACGTGGTTGCTGATCTGCACCACCGCCGCCGGCCTAATCAAGATCTTCGACGGCAACCCGTCGGTGGGCTTCCTGGCCCAGGCGCACAAGTACAGCGCCGCGATCGCCAAGGGCGAGGTGGTGGCGCCGGCCAAGAGCATCGATCAGATGCAGCAGATCATGGTCAACAGCTACGTCAACACCGGCCTGACCGCGCTGTTCCTGTTCGTGGTGTTCAGCGTGCTGGTGTATTCGATCGGCGCGATCATGAAGGCGCGGGCGAACCCGCAGCGCAGCGATCGCGAGTCCCCTTACGTGGCGCTCAAGCCCAACGAAATGGCGAACCTGTGA
- a CDS encoding YbdD/YjiX family protein, translating into MGTELVPVSQYQIYKRTWRRLVQTARLCCGVPDYDNYVRHLMEKHPERPIPDYATFFRERQKARYGGGRIGCC; encoded by the coding sequence ATGGGCACCGAACTCGTACCCGTCAGCCAGTACCAGATCTACAAGCGCACCTGGCGCCGTCTGGTGCAGACCGCGCGGCTGTGCTGCGGGGTGCCGGACTACGACAACTATGTCCGGCACCTGATGGAGAAGCATCCGGAGCGGCCGATTCCGGATTACGCGACGTTCTTCCGTGAGCGGCAGAAGGCGCGTTATGGCGGCGGACGGATCGGGTGTTGTTGA
- a CDS encoding DUF819 domain-containing protein: MPDTARTALISNDIVVLGLIAATLGLVFWTSSKQAGFWKKFYTFVPALLLCYFIPGIYNTIGLVDGQNTKLYNPVASRVLLPAALVLLTLTIDLKGVLRLGPKLLVMYAVSSLSVMLGAIVAFVAMRAFHPETVSGDTWGGMAALAGSWIGGGANMLAMKEIFQVDATTFGQFAVVDVGVGYVWMAVLIFLASRAKQIDERSGADTRGIEELKQRIESFQAQHQRVASLTDLAMIVGIAFGVVGLAHAIAGPLSAWFAGNVSWARTVSLHEPFFWVVAVSTFAGLALSFTRARELEGAGASKIGSLLLYFLIACIGLQMDILALLDKPWLFALGLIWISVHILILWGVGRLLRVPFFYFAIGSQSNIGGPASAPVVASAFHPSLAPVGALLGTLGYATGTGLAYVVGITLRSLAGASPA; encoded by the coding sequence ATGCCCGATACCGCCCGCACGGCGCTCATCAGCAACGACATCGTCGTCCTCGGCCTGATCGCCGCGACGCTGGGGCTGGTGTTCTGGACCTCGTCGAAACAAGCCGGGTTCTGGAAGAAGTTCTATACCTTCGTGCCGGCGCTGCTGCTGTGCTATTTCATTCCGGGCATCTACAACACCATCGGCCTGGTCGACGGCCAGAACACCAAGCTCTACAACCCGGTCGCGAGCCGCGTGCTGCTGCCGGCGGCGCTGGTACTGCTGACGCTCACCATCGATCTCAAGGGCGTGCTCCGGCTGGGCCCGAAGCTGCTGGTGATGTACGCGGTGTCCTCGCTCAGCGTGATGCTCGGCGCGATCGTCGCCTTCGTGGCGATGCGCGCCTTCCATCCGGAAACCGTCTCCGGCGATACCTGGGGCGGCATGGCCGCGCTGGCCGGCAGCTGGATCGGCGGCGGCGCCAACATGCTGGCGATGAAAGAGATCTTCCAGGTCGATGCGACCACCTTCGGCCAGTTCGCGGTGGTCGATGTCGGCGTGGGCTATGTGTGGATGGCGGTGCTGATCTTCCTGGCCAGCCGGGCCAAGCAGATCGACGAGCGCAGCGGTGCCGATACGCGCGGCATCGAGGAGCTCAAGCAGCGCATCGAAAGCTTCCAGGCCCAGCATCAGCGCGTGGCGAGCCTGACCGATCTGGCGATGATCGTGGGTATCGCGTTCGGCGTGGTCGGATTGGCGCATGCGATAGCCGGCCCGCTGTCGGCGTGGTTCGCCGGCAACGTGTCGTGGGCGCGCACGGTCAGCCTGCACGAGCCGTTCTTCTGGGTGGTGGCGGTGTCCACCTTCGCCGGGCTGGCGCTGAGCTTCACCCGCGCGCGCGAACTGGAAGGCGCGGGCGCGTCGAAGATCGGCAGCTTGCTGTTGTACTTCCTGATCGCCTGCATCGGGCTGCAGATGGACATCCTGGCCTTGCTCGACAAGCCCTGGCTGTTCGCGCTGGGCTTGATCTGGATATCGGTGCATATCCTGATCTTGTGGGGCGTCGGCCGCTTGCTGCGGGTGCCGTTCTTCTATTTCGCGATCGGCTCGCAGAGCAATATCGGCGGGCCGGCATCGGCGCCGGTGGTGGCGTCGGCGTTTCATCCTTCGCTGGCGCCGGTGGGTGCGCTGTTGGGGACACTGGGGTACGCGACGGGAACGGGGTTGGCCTATGTGGTCGGCATCACCTTGCGCTCATTGGCCGGCGCTTCTCCGGCTTGA
- a CDS encoding alpha/beta hydrolase family protein has translation MTPRHALLPLALTLACASAPAFALTPALARGLEARDLASLDRYSSPTLSPDGRQLVFAKRVVDFGANKSSTSLWIEDLFARDAAPPKRLTPEGWNVNSPTFSADGKTVYFLSSKGGSSQLYALPLSGGTPKQVTAFDGDVGGYQLSPDGKRLAFNAETYVECAADLACTKKKFDAAEKSKTSGKVFDRMFVRHWDAWNDGRLNRLFVTDLPAAGKTASAAKLVSGEVIGDVPSRPFGDSSEYTWSPDSQSLVFSARKADAKEPWSTNFDLYLVGADGGAAKNLTASNPAWDTGAVFSKDGKALYYRAMKRPGFEADRFGLIELDLASGKSREIAPQWDRSASGIVLSDDGKTIYTTTEDLGQQPLFGVDIASGKANLLIGEGTVGSVALAGKTLAFTRNSLKSGDQIFVGGLDGAPQRAITPNAGELLPGVKFGEFEQFDFKGWNGDTVHGYVVKPWNYQEGQKYPVAFLIHGGPQGSFGNGWSYRWNPQTYAGQGYAVVMIDFHGSTGYGQAFTDAISQHWGDRPLEDLQKGWAAAQKKYSFLNGDKACALGASYGGFMVNWIAGNWNQPWKCLVSHDGVFDQRMMGYATEELWFTEWEQGGTPYEKAASYEKFNPVNHVKDWKVPMLVIHGQQDFRIPVEQGLGVFTALQRQGIESKFLYFPDENHWVLKPQNSVQWHDTVNGWLKQHIGQ, from the coding sequence ATGACGCCACGCCACGCACTTCTGCCGTTGGCCCTGACCCTGGCCTGCGCATCCGCGCCGGCGTTCGCCCTCACCCCGGCGCTCGCGCGCGGCCTGGAAGCGCGCGATCTGGCCAGCCTGGACCGTTACTCCTCGCCGACCTTGTCGCCCGACGGCCGCCAGCTGGTGTTCGCCAAGCGCGTGGTCGATTTCGGCGCGAACAAATCCTCGACCTCGCTGTGGATCGAAGACCTGTTCGCGCGCGACGCCGCGCCGCCCAAGCGCCTGACCCCGGAAGGCTGGAACGTCAATTCGCCGACGTTTTCCGCCGACGGCAAGACCGTGTATTTCCTCAGCAGCAAGGGCGGCAGCTCGCAGCTGTACGCGCTGCCGCTGAGCGGCGGCACGCCCAAGCAGGTGACCGCGTTCGACGGCGACGTCGGCGGCTATCAGCTCTCGCCCGACGGCAAGCGCCTGGCCTTCAATGCCGAAACCTACGTCGAGTGCGCGGCCGATCTGGCCTGCACCAAGAAGAAGTTCGACGCGGCCGAGAAGAGCAAGACCAGCGGCAAGGTCTTCGATCGCATGTTCGTGCGCCACTGGGATGCGTGGAACGACGGCCGCCTGAATCGTCTGTTCGTGACCGATCTGCCGGCTGCGGGCAAGACCGCCAGCGCCGCCAAGCTGGTCAGCGGTGAAGTGATCGGCGACGTTCCTTCGCGTCCGTTCGGCGACAGCAGCGAATACACCTGGTCGCCCGATAGCCAGTCGCTGGTGTTCAGCGCGCGCAAGGCCGATGCGAAGGAACCGTGGTCGACCAATTTCGATCTGTACCTGGTCGGCGCCGACGGCGGCGCGGCCAAGAACCTGACCGCGTCCAATCCCGCCTGGGACACCGGCGCGGTGTTCAGCAAGGACGGCAAGGCCCTGTACTACCGCGCGATGAAGCGCCCGGGTTTCGAAGCCGACCGCTTCGGCCTGATCGAACTGGATCTGGCCAGCGGCAAGTCGCGCGAGATCGCGCCGCAGTGGGATCGCTCGGCCTCGGGCATCGTCTTGTCCGACGACGGCAAGACCATCTACACGACCACCGAAGACCTGGGCCAGCAGCCGCTGTTCGGCGTGGATATCGCCAGCGGCAAGGCGAACCTGCTGATCGGCGAGGGCACCGTGGGTTCGGTGGCGCTGGCCGGCAAGACCCTGGCTTTCACCCGCAACAGCCTCAAGAGCGGCGACCAGATTTTCGTCGGCGGTCTCGACGGCGCGCCGCAGCGCGCGATCACGCCGAACGCGGGCGAACTGCTGCCGGGCGTGAAGTTCGGCGAGTTCGAACAGTTCGATTTCAAGGGCTGGAACGGCGACACGGTGCACGGCTACGTGGTCAAGCCGTGGAATTATCAGGAAGGGCAGAAGTATCCGGTCGCGTTCCTGATCCACGGCGGCCCGCAGGGCAGCTTCGGCAACGGCTGGAGCTATCGCTGGAATCCGCAGACCTACGCCGGCCAGGGCTATGCGGTGGTGATGATCGACTTCCACGGCTCCACCGGTTACGGCCAGGCCTTCACCGATGCGATCAGCCAGCACTGGGGCGATCGTCCGCTGGAAGACTTGCAGAAGGGTTGGGCCGCGGCGCAGAAGAAGTATTCCTTCCTCAACGGCGACAAGGCCTGCGCGCTGGGCGCCTCCTATGGCGGTTTCATGGTCAACTGGATCGCCGGCAACTGGAACCAGCCGTGGAAGTGCCTGGTCAGCCACGACGGCGTGTTCGACCAGCGCATGATGGGTTACGCGACCGAAGAGCTGTGGTTCACCGAGTGGGAGCAGGGCGGCACGCCTTACGAAAAAGCGGCCAGCTACGAGAAGTTCAACCCGGTCAATCACGTCAAGGACTGGAAGGTGCCGATGCTGGTGATCCACGGCCAGCAGGATTTCCGCATTCCGGTCGAGCAGGGCCTGGGCGTGTTCACCGCGCTGCAGCGCCAGGGCATCGAGTCGAAGTTCCTGTATTTCCCGGACGAAAACCACTGGGTGCTCAAGCCGCAGAACAGCGTGCAGTGGCACGACACGGTCAACGGCTGGTTGAAGCAGCACATCGGCCAGTAA
- a CDS encoding OPT family oligopeptide transporter, whose translation MASSAQPQLTFRAVLLSVFLAVILAAANAYLGLFAGLTIATAIPAAVISMGVLRLLGGGTILENNIVQTGASAGSSIAAGVIFTIPALVILGYWQDFRYSWVLAIAGLGGLLGVLFSVPLRRSMIVEDPLPFPEGKAAAEVLKAGENPGPGLKILGLAGGIGALVKLAAESGLRVIPDNAIVSGWMGKYLGFMGTNLSPALLGVGYIVGLNVGIVVLSGSVLSWQFAIPIYHAFFLNSDPELAARIADGSAEAIGRAIWSAKVRYLGVGTMLIGGVWTLFSLRKSLLSGVKSGLAAARKGSSGVVAETDRDLPMKWMLIALVAFVMPLMLLYQAIVGNWFVSVPMTIIMIVAGFLFVSVSAYLAGLIGSSNNPVSGITISTILFASAVLVLMLGRDSPIGAVAAIMIGAVVCCAAAVGGDNLQDLKAGYIVGATPWKQQLMLGIGTFSCALIMAPILNLLAAAYGIGAPTAEHPNSLAAPQATLMASVAKGMFGGELPWTMIGIGAGIGVVIIAFDEWLKSRKFKFRVPVLAAAIGIYLPLELMVPIFLGGLLSHIVGRRRGLTKDSDEAEVDRVHRPGTLFAAGLITGEALMGIAIAFPIVISTRADVLALPERFHFGAGIGLLVLAVVVWMFYRSSRNAPVPKA comes from the coding sequence ATGGCCTCGTCCGCACAGCCACAATTGACCTTCCGAGCCGTCCTGCTATCCGTCTTCCTGGCGGTGATCCTGGCTGCAGCCAATGCCTATCTGGGCCTGTTCGCCGGCCTGACCATCGCCACCGCGATCCCGGCCGCGGTGATCTCGATGGGCGTGCTGCGCCTGCTCGGCGGCGGCACCATCCTGGAAAACAACATCGTCCAGACCGGCGCTTCGGCCGGTTCGTCCATCGCCGCCGGCGTGATCTTCACCATCCCGGCGCTGGTGATCCTGGGCTACTGGCAGGACTTCCGTTACTCCTGGGTGCTGGCCATCGCCGGCCTCGGCGGCCTGCTCGGCGTGCTGTTCTCGGTGCCGCTGCGCCGTTCGATGATCGTCGAAGACCCGCTTCCCTTCCCGGAAGGCAAGGCCGCGGCCGAAGTGCTCAAGGCCGGCGAAAATCCCGGCCCGGGCCTGAAGATCCTCGGCCTGGCCGGCGGCATCGGCGCGCTGGTCAAGCTGGCGGCCGAAAGCGGCCTGCGCGTGATCCCGGACAACGCCATCGTCTCGGGCTGGATGGGCAAGTACCTGGGTTTCATGGGCACCAACCTGTCGCCGGCGCTGCTCGGCGTGGGTTACATCGTCGGCCTCAACGTCGGCATCGTGGTGTTGTCCGGCAGCGTGCTGTCGTGGCAGTTCGCCATTCCGATCTATCACGCCTTCTTCCTCAACTCCGATCCTGAGCTGGCCGCGCGCATCGCCGACGGCAGCGCCGAAGCGATCGGCCGCGCGATCTGGTCGGCCAAGGTGCGCTACCTGGGCGTGGGCACGATGCTGATCGGCGGCGTGTGGACGCTGTTCTCGCTGCGCAAGTCGCTGCTGTCGGGCGTCAAGAGCGGCCTGGCCGCGGCGCGCAAGGGCAGCAGCGGGGTGGTCGCCGAAACCGACCGCGACCTGCCGATGAAGTGGATGCTGATCGCGCTGGTCGCCTTCGTCATGCCGCTGATGCTGCTGTATCAGGCCATCGTCGGTAACTGGTTCGTCAGCGTGCCGATGACCATCATCATGATCGTCGCCGGATTCCTGTTCGTGTCGGTGTCGGCGTATCTGGCCGGCCTGATCGGTTCGTCGAACAATCCGGTCTCGGGCATCACCATCTCGACCATCCTGTTCGCTTCGGCGGTGCTGGTGCTGATGCTCGGCCGCGACTCGCCCATCGGAGCGGTCGCCGCGATCATGATCGGAGCGGTGGTGTGCTGCGCGGCGGCGGTCGGCGGCGACAACCTGCAGGACCTCAAGGCCGGCTACATCGTCGGCGCGACGCCGTGGAAGCAGCAGCTGATGCTCGGCATCGGCACGTTCTCGTGCGCGCTGATCATGGCGCCGATCCTCAACCTGCTCGCCGCCGCCTACGGCATCGGCGCGCCCACCGCCGAGCATCCGAACTCGCTGGCCGCGCCGCAGGCGACGCTGATGGCTTCCGTCGCCAAGGGCATGTTCGGCGGCGAACTGCCGTGGACCATGATCGGCATCGGCGCCGGCATCGGCGTTGTGATCATCGCCTTCGACGAATGGCTGAAGTCGCGCAAGTTCAAGTTCCGCGTGCCGGTGCTGGCCGCGGCCATCGGCATCTACCTGCCGCTGGAACTGATGGTGCCGATCTTCCTCGGCGGCCTGCTGTCGCACATCGTCGGCCGCCGTCGCGGCCTGACCAAGGACAGCGACGAGGCCGAGGTCGATCGCGTGCATCGTCCGGGCACCCTGTTCGCCGCCGGCCTGATCACCGGCGAGGCGTTGATGGGCATCGCCATCGCCTTCCCGATCGTGATCTCCACCCGCGCCGACGTGCTGGCGCTGCCCGAGCGCTTCCACTTCGGCGCCGGCATCGGTCTGCTGGTGCTGGCGGTAGTGGTGTGGATGTTCTACCGCAGCAGCCGCAACGCGCCGGTACCCAAGGCCTGA